agtagtgcactactgtatataggaaagagggtgtcatttgggacgctgTCATAGGTTTGAATGTAGACCAAAGGCCCTGGTGTCTAGAGCTGACTGATAATTGAGCTGAATGTGTGCTTGTCCAGGGAATGGATGGTTAATGCTCACAGGAGATAGCCATGTTGACCGAGTTGTAGTAAGTGTGTTTTCCCTAGCTACTGATTGCACTGCAATGGTTATGGTTTTTGGACATGGGTTGGGGGTAGGGTTTCCATTTCTTTATGCAATTTATCatctcaacaaaacatttcaaagcTATCAGAAAGTTATGTTATTCTATAATCGCTATTTATACATTAGATAGAGGTTTTTATGACAAACGTTATGCAAGGTAAATGGTTGGTTTGCTCCATGTTTGAACTTATTTTTCAATTTAAACTTTTAAAGTGTGCTGCTGAATGTGACATTTGTCTTGTGGTTGAAATGAGACAGACAGTTATTTTCTGTTAGATGTAGGTGTTTtcttttctctcacacacacacacaaaggtgagGTCTGATGTGTGACTGGTGCTCCATCTGATGTGGAAGATGCAAACAGAGGCATGTGTCTTGCCTTGTGTGTGGAGGAGCTAACAGACTGTTGATGCTGAAAGAAATGTAAAGGTGCAGTCTGTAAGATTTACAACTGTTCAATGATCAGTTAAACAATTAAAATATTCTATCCCCCTTCATTTTAATCCAGCTACACTGTGTTTCAATTCCCGGGgtcacccatatgtaaaatgtatgaacgcatgactgtaagttgctttggataaaatcatctgctaaatggcttatATTACATTCCAGAACCACACAAAGAATGTGCAGAAATACAGAAAATTAGACTCAATGCTTCTTTCATAAAAAAAAGGCAGTGCTTCTTAATCCTCTTTGAGGGGCCCAAAGGGGTGCacttttagttttttccttagcactacacacctgattcctcTAAGCAAAtgtttgatgatgagttgattagtGGTATCAGGTGTATAATGCTAGAGCAAAAACTAAAAGGTGCACCACTTTGGGTCCCCAGAACCAGGATTAACAAACACTAGACTAAATTATGATGTATGGTTTTAGATCAGAGAGGTAAGTAAGTATATGTTGGAATCAGGAGAGTAATGGTGACTGTGAAGTGAGGAGTGACACTGAAAGAAAACCCATACAGTACGATTCCATGACTAAATACTATATGTGTGTGCTGCTGCAATACCATACCAATACCATGTTTACTAATCCCATATGTCTCTATGCTCTATGTGCCTTGGGTAATAATATCATAGCCAGTCAAAGTGTTTTCTCTGAATTGTGAAAGGCAGGCACACAGTAAGTGATATTGAGTTACTGTGCTGCCTCTCTCTGGAAGTGCTTGCCATCCTCCAGCTGGCTGTGCACTGATGTATGAGGCAAACAGACATACCCCCCTAGTTATTAGCAGGCGCATGGGTCACCTCAGCAGTTGATGGATTTTTCAAACCATGTTggttttcttttctctctctctctctctttttctctttccctgCCGAACACAAGTATGTCATCTACCCCCTCAGGGCCAGGTGAAAGAAATCAAAGATGTGATACACTAGGGGGTgaggaagggagagacagaggggaggaagggagagacaaTGGTGGGGAGTAACAGAGTGGGGTTGAACATACGAGCACAGCGCAGCATGCTCACTCGCTCTGAGCAAATCAAAAACACACATGCTGCACTCCATCTAGTGTGTCTCTGAGTTCACACAGCAAGACACCATGTGTCGAGGAGCCAATGTGTATAAAAATTCCACGTTGGCACGTCCCCTTGTTTACATCCTGCACTGAAGCTGGACACGTCTTGGCCCAACCTGGGCTGAGGGAGTCTTAGCCAGGGCCTCAATTTCCCTCCAACTGactcccactcactcactcactgacagacctgggttcaaatactatttcaaatcatTTCAGATATGTTATTGGTGCTTGACTGAGCCTACctgttgcaatggaaccaatagaaaagtccCAGATGTGCACACTGCACCCAACCGGTACTTCCAGGCAAATGctgaaagtatttgaaagatttcaaatagtatttgaacccaggcctgcTCTCTGACATAGGTCCATAATGGGCAAGGGGTGTAGTGCCAGGGCACATGACtgttgggcagagagagagatgtaaaatAAAATAGGTAATTCACCctcataaaaaaaatctgttgaaTTAATAACAACACAAAACAGATGGGCGAGTTGCATTTCCAAAATAAAATAAGAACATTCATAAGCTAAGCTTGTTCCTTTTTTCCCAGTGGAGATGCCAGAATATGAGCTCATGTTTTTTGGGCCTCTGCTAATCATATATTAACAGTTCCAACTCCAACATTTGTGATTTTTACTGTCCTTTTCTCTTCTCATTATCTGTTGTAGAAATTAGACCTCTGCTAATTCACGAACCATGGAAATGTGGTTGGCGTTCGACTTTGAATGAGTTTGGAATGGGCTCAGACAACTCATACAAACGTGCGCACACGCACACCTCTGAGAGCTGAGATTGATTAAAACCCTACACCGCTTATTACTAGGTAATGGACATAGGGTCACTGAGGGGAGATTATGGGGTGGTGTGTGCTAACATAGCCATATCAATGAAGGGGTCAGTATGAGGAGAATTGTCAACTTTGCACACACACGTGTGGAAAAAACACACAttccctcactcacacacacactacctaacTACTCTGCGTGTGAGGTCATACCTGGCAGTACACGCTGGGTCCTTTGCAAATGATGATATCATCTCATCTAGTGTGTGTGCCTCATTATCTTGCCTTTCTGCCAGTTGAGTTGAGTCAAACACATgtacgcacgcacccacacacacttgcacacaacCTACATATTGTGGCTGCTGCACAGTAGTTTCCCTCTCCATCAAGGATAATCCCAACAATAGCTGACCTTCCATTTCTAATGAGCTCTGTCTGTTGTTATTGAGCTCTGAGTGCCATTCAGTTCGATCTGATATGAACTCAAACATCTGGTGCTGGGATTATTAGCTACTTTGCCTTTATGTGCACACAGGGCAAACATAATTGTATCCACCTGAATGTGCACGACTCTGGTTGTCTACTCTATGAAATGCTGAATCACTTCAAAGATTGATTTGGCCGAGCTAATCTACCTCTAGTCAGTAGAGGTTCTCAAAAGAGACCAtcaaaacaaaatgtaatttcAATAAGAGTAATGGGCTTGTTTTCTGACAACTGACAGTCATCAAAGGAGTAACACACGGTGGGGTTTAATAATGTGGCTGCATTGTTCCTGCCTATGTGCTCCATATTCATTTGTCCATCTATAAGATGTCTTATCCAGTAGATGACGAACAGATGTGATACTTGTTAATTACACAACAAATGTGTAGTAATTCCCTTTACCATTAAATGGTTTGCTTCTCACTTACTGTAGGCCAAAAACCTACAGTAAAAACAACAAGAGGTTGTGGTTAATTGAGAAAATGTTGAGGAAATTAGTATTTCAGATGAACTGGAGTATTGTCACTGAGGAAAACTCTAGTAGCTCTCATTTGTTTTATTATCTAAAATCACAGTTCAGTCACAGATTGTtgctggtcttttaccaaatcatcatgtttcatgttcccgctcctccgctctctccactggcttccagttgaagcttgcatccgctacaagaccatggtgcttgcctacggagctgtgaggggaacggcacctccatcccttcaggctctgatcaggccctacacccaaacaagggcactgcgttcatccacctctggcctgctggccccgctacctctgaggaagcacggttcccgctcagcccagtccaaactgttcgctgctctggcaccccaatggtggaacaagctccctcacgacgccaggacagcggagtcaataaccaccttccggagacacctgaaaccccacctctttaaggaatacctgggataggataaagtaatccttctaacccccccccttaaaagatttagatgcactattgtaaagtggttgttccactggatatcataaggtgaatgcaccaatttgtaagtcgctctggataagagcgtctgctaaatgacttaaatgtaaatgtaaatgtaaatgtaatgtttcatGTAAAACCCAGATGCTGTAAggagtgcgtactggcggcagagaagtcagacgcaggagaacaaaaactgtgtttccaaacaGCGTAGTTTAATAACAAAAAtccccaccggaaaacagaacaatcaaataatgggtacataacccaacacacaccaggacagacgtgcacaagcacttacgataaacaatcaccgacaaggacatgagggggaacagagggttaaatacacaacatgtaattgatgggattggaaccaggtgtgatggaagacaagacaaaaccaaaggaaaatgaaaagaggatcagcgatggctagaaggtcggtgacttcgaccgccgaacgccgcccgaacaaggagagggaccaacttcggcggaagtcatgacagatgcagacaacgtcggaataacaacagtttattaatccaaccggggcaggctcagggtcaggttaGGCAAAGGTCAGTAATCAAGATAGGTgcggcaaaggtacaggacggcaggcaggctcagggtcagcgcaggcagaatggtcaacaccGGTAAAACAAGATAACAGGAACAACCGAGAGGCAGGAGCAAAGGGAGAAATGCTGGTAGGCTTAACGAAACAAAACgaattggcaacagacaaacagagtacacaggtataaatacacaggggataatggagaagctgggcgacacctggagggggataGAGACCATCACaaagacagatgaaacagatcagggtgtgataccaaatagggctatcttctgtataccacccctaccttgtcataacacaactgattggctcaaatgcattaagaaataaagaaattccacaaatgtacttttaacaaggcacacctgttaattgaaatgcattccaggtgactacctcatgaagctggttgagataatgccaagagtgtgcaaagctttcatcaaggcaaagggtggctactttgaagaatcgcaaatataaaatctattttgatttgttcaacacttttttggttactacatgattccatatgtgttattttatagtttattgtctacaatctagaaaatctagaaaatagtcaaaataaagaaaatcccttggtatgtccaaacttttgactggtactgtattgatTGTAGCAGAGTGCTCCATGGGATACAGTATTGTATAGTAGGGTGAGACTGAGTTAGGGCTTTCAGTCAATGATGttttcaaaatattttttccaATTCAACAGAAAAAACTGACAGCTCCCAGTTACCCATATGAATAGTGAGGCATTTTACAGTCTTGTTTGTGCCAATAGTTATGTGGTCCAATCTGGCATAGTAGCAACATTGTAGTGAAGAGAGAGTCATAATACCAATAAATTGTGTTTCTTTCTTCTGAGAGAGATATACAATACACAGTACTTCTTTAAATAAGTGCTTGTTTTTAGCTTGAATATCAAATTCAGATTAACCAGAAATATGTGAACGGCCTCCACCACACTGACTTCCTAGAAATTCGGcatcaacaacaataacaacagggATGTGGTCGTCTTTTTACTACAAGGTCTGACAGTGTAAACTCATTACTACAGTACCCTACTGTATGCAATGTTTGCCATTCCTATTTAGACCATTTTCACTCCATAAACAATTGACAGTACCACTAAAAATTGGATAAACGTACCAATGCAGAATAACAACTAACTAGCAATTGCAGAATATGATCCGGGCATTACATGTATGTACACGACACACACAGGTGTTATAACTGTGCTGTAAACTAATCTATTCTATTCCTCCATGTGACTGCCAACCTGAAGTtgtttttcctctcctcttctgtaagTGGTTTTGGAAGGCCAGTAGGAGGccccctttcctctggtctaaaaaaatatcccaatgccccagggcagtgattacctggtaaaataagggttaataataataataattctctcTATGCACACATCACTGTTGTTTATTTTCTTCCACATATCTTTCACTTACTTTCACTGTGAAAGGAGGTCATTACAGGGACAGTTCTATTCACATTTACACTGTACTACTCCTGCTCATACGAGCAAGAGGCACTCCAGTCGGGCAGCCAATGAAAGTACTTAGGGGTGTGCTCCTCGAAAAGAACATGCTGTCCTGACCTAAATTAACTCCGTTCAAACCTGGCTGCAGTGAAAGCCAACCTAAGTGGCTGTCAGAAGTGGTGTGCTTTTCTTAATGCGTGCCTGATTGGAGAAAGCGAGTGTCAAtaacatactttttccaccctactGTAGAACAGGATGTGCCCTGACTATGCGTGTTGTTTTTAAGTCGAGAGTCGATGCAAACTCCAAAAGAGAGAATTTGCGTGTTGTATTTAAGTCCAGAGTCGGTGCAAACTCCAAAAGAGAGAATGGGGCGTAAATCAGCTCAAGATGTGTAATAGTGAGAGTTGTGCGTAATTGTTTTGATACCACATGATAAATGTATATATTGCGATGGTTGTAAAATATCCTAGACACACTAGTTTGGTTTGCACATTACAAATTAGGTTGGTTACCTTTTCTCTGCAGCGCGAGTTACGTGTAATCGAAGTACgattatttctttttttgcacATTCTCTGAGCATGTCTCGTGGAATCTATGGTGATTTCAATTCTAAAGAATCTCTTCACTCAATAAACAGTAACATCATGCATTTTTTCAACTGTAGCATTATGCATAGATAAAAAAGAAACAATAATTTCTGGGTGACTTGTCTATACGTGTGTTTTTACACATTATCAACCATATCTCATAACTAATACCTTTACTAGCCTACTGCCGAGGTTGGCCCTGGCACACTATAGCCTAAATGTATAGCATAATGTGACAATGTTGACATATGGAGGAAAATGAATGTGCACATAATTCAGAATAATGAAAATAATAAATCAGTCACTTTTTATTTAACCCAATATAGTTTTTTTTATCAAATGATTGCCGGTTTCAGAGACACAATACAAAATATACAGGTATATTTTTAATCAGGCTCAGTTTTGCAACCTTTTGTatccaaaaacattttttaaagtatTTACATAACAATGCTCAAAAAATGTCACTTTGGATATCAATACAACCACAAAAACCTGAACAAAAATAAGTTACTATAATTTTTACAAGGAAAAATACACAGGTACACTTCAAAGTTTTatacagacatactgtacatgcagtGTAGTTTTGTCTTTTATCTGTCTGTCCTCCTCAAAGATGATAATTATTTCCTTTGTGTGGTCTATAAAGTGCCATGTCATGCTCAACATGAAGTCAACACACAATAAGAGGCAAATTGTTGATTCACATATTTATGTTTGAAAAGTGCCCAGTGGTTACAACACATCTGAGAGTGTAGGCTACTCTGGTCAAACTGGACCACATTATGAATAAGTTAAAGTAAACCAACTGATTCTAGGGtggcataataataataattaatactTCAAAATGGGAACTCATATTTTCAAACTTTTACCAATAATTTCTAACTATGCAATGAATAAGGCCTAATCATTTAATAATTTTTCCATAAAAATAAGACAAATGTTGAAACTTTGGCAGGATCTTTCCCTTTCGCAGTAGGAAAacttaataaaaataataataatttattatttGCATGTAAACTTGTATCTAGTTAGGTCTTGTATCTAGTTAGGTCATGTAACATAGAAGTCCTTCTGATTGACAGTATGAACTTAGTGTAGCGTTGGGTCAATTACATTCAAATTCAGTCAACTCAGGAAGTAAACAAAAATTCCAAATATTTTCTCTCATTGAAAAACATTGAGGAAAATTGGAATGACTTTCAGTTTACTTCATCAATTGAaatagaattgaccccaaccctaatGACCAGCTTTTGAATAATATGCCTTCAAACTATGTACTACCACTGAACACTGAATAAAGCCACAAAATAGAAACAACTGATTCTTTGATGAGATACTCTCAAAAACCCTGACTTAGAAATAATCTGCATTTATAACTATCAATTATACCTGAACAAGGATATCATATGACCACTTTTACAAACAAACAATGTTTTTTTGAAAACTGCACAGCAATTCTTCAAGACACTTATTTTATCAACATACTAATATTATGTTTTATGTGCTACATATGAAACATAGgtagttaaaataaaagtgagcAAAAAGGGAAAAACATCCAATTTTGCACACTGCTACATTTTCTGCTTTTGAGGCGATTGGATTAAATTGAGCGCCAAAACTTTAGTGTAAATATTCAGTGCTTgcacagcctccctccctcctaaagGCAGGCCATTTTGTATCCTGTCTTCTCTTCtatccctcttctcttcttcagGTCCTGAAGTACAGTATTCAATGAAAAAGGAGGACTTCTCAGCCCTGTGGGGAAAACAAATTCATATTAGCTCTGTTCACAGAAGGGGTTATGGGTACATAGCCTGAAGGTTATAACACATGCATAGTAAAGACAGTTTAGTTGTCCAGTATCATGCATTGTGTATTCTGCTGAAGCAAGAAAACAGTGCAAAAGTGTACATTAAATGTCAACATGTCACTCAAGACAGACttctgcagagagagagcagcatctTGAAGAGCTCATTCTCTTGAAAACAACCCTTCCTCATGCAAAGCCTGCTGATGACGTGTTACTACTGTTCTGCACTTGAACTAGGCTTGCTTAAGTTAATATTAGACCAGATAGCTGGGGCGTTTACCAAAGTGTGTCATCTACACTTTTTAACATCTCACTAAGGCTTCACAACTGAAATGCTAATGTTTATAATAAGGTTATTAGAACAACCGGGTTATGCTCCAGGACATTCTAATTCCACATGAACAAATAAAATGCACACATCATTTCACACTCACCTGACAGTATACATTGGAAATGCATGACGATGAAGTTCTTACCTTGGTATTAGTGTTCATGTGTCCTGGAATCGTTTTTGCTGGGTGTCTGCTCTACTGACTCTGACACAACTTCATCCTCTTCACTGGAATGTGACTTTTTACCAGTACTTTGGGGTTCTGAAACACAATTTAAAGACATGTCAGTAAACAGTTTATCGCCAAAAAGCTAATTTCCCGCCCTGTTGAATAGTTCAGAAATTAAGTTTATCATCAAGCTAAACAGCCAAGTGGTTATGTAATCAGGCTATTCATTAGGTCAGATCAGAACCAACATTCAAAACACAAGACGAGGAAGAAATCAGTGTAAAATAGCTTGACACACAAAGCGTGTCGTTCTGGAAAGAAAGTAAGTATCGACGGAATCTAGAGATGAGGGGTACAAAGTATAGGCTTTCTGCGACATTGTATCAGTGCAGTGAAGCAGAATTGTTATACAATTTCGCAGATTGTAACGATTTAACTCGACTGTGGCATATTGTGCGATGGAGGCTGGCTGAATTGTTTTCGATTGGTTAACTCTAAAATCAAGTCAATTTTCAAAACTGCATCATTTACCTGGATTTGCAGGTCTTTTCCTTGCCCAGTTGTGAGAGTGGTGACAATGCGTCTGCCTCTCGCTCTTCTCAGTCTCCTCGGATAGCTCAGCCCCGTTCGTAGGACAGCTCGGTCGGACTCGGTAATCATGATTCCCGTTATGGCCCACATTTCCAGAGGACCAGACTCGCTTGTGAGGCGGTCTGCTGTAAAAGTCAGGCAGGTCACTGCTTTTCATGGGTTCCCATTTATAATCTCCCTGGGAAAGGGGCTTGTCGTTCAGGAAATCATAATTCCATTTGTCAATAGAAGCCTTCTCCATCTCTTTCATTTGAACCAAACACTCCCTCCTAAATTCGTCGTGATCTACCGATCCGAAAAGATTTCTGCGAATCGGGGGCTTCGTGTGATCCGTCGGACGCGGATCCACCCTTTCCAACGTCGGACTCACATTCGAAAGACTAACATTTGACATGTTGTTGCACATATGAAAACGACCATAAATCGCGACGGTTTACCAGAAAAAAAACAAGTATTCCTTTTAAATAAGCGACCTGAAACACAAGTTAGAGACGCAAGCATAGCATCCGTAAAACAGCCAACGTGATTCCCCCTCCAAGCAAAAAACAATCTGCCCGAATAGTGAAAGCTTAGTTCTGTTGGTTGTTTTCTGCCGTTTGACTACGGAGCTAAATCTTCTGTGCTGTACCAAAGATGATGGATATAC
The DNA window shown above is from Salmo trutta chromosome 8, fSalTru1.1, whole genome shotgun sequence and carries:
- the LOC115198635 gene encoding cyclin-dependent kinase inhibitor 1B; amino-acid sequence: MCNNMSNVSLSNVSPTLERVDPRPTDHTKPPIRRNLFGSVDHDEFRRECLVQMKEMEKASIDKWNYDFLNDKPLSQGDYKWEPMKSSDLPDFYSRPPHKRVWSSGNVGHNGNHDYRVRPSCPTNGAELSEETEKSERQTHCHHSHNWARKRPANPEPQSTGKKSHSSEEDEVVSESVEQTPSKNDSRTHEH